A single genomic interval of Rhizobium leguminosarum bv. trifolii WSM1325 harbors:
- a CDS encoding single-strand binding protein (TIGRFAM: single-strand binding protein~PFAM: single-strand binding protein/Primosomal replication protein n~KEGG: rec:RHECIAT_CH0002159 single-strand DNA binding protein) has product MAGSVNKVILIGNVGADPEIRRTQDGRPIANLRIATSETWRDRNSGERREKTEWHTVVVFNEGLCKVVEQYVKKGAKLYIEGQLQTRKWQDQQGQDRYSTEVVLQGFGSTLTMLDGRGEGGGASGGRGSGAGGNDYGDDYGAPAPASSPSRGGGGGGNFSRDLDDDIPF; this is encoded by the coding sequence ATGGCTGGTAGTGTGAATAAGGTAATTCTGATTGGAAACGTCGGTGCGGACCCCGAAATCCGCCGCACTCAGGATGGCCGGCCGATCGCCAATCTTCGTATCGCGACCTCGGAGACGTGGCGCGATCGCAATTCCGGCGAGCGCCGTGAGAAGACCGAATGGCACACTGTCGTCGTCTTCAACGAGGGCCTCTGCAAGGTCGTCGAGCAATATGTGAAAAAGGGCGCCAAGCTCTATATCGAAGGCCAGCTGCAGACCCGCAAATGGCAGGACCAGCAGGGCCAGGATCGCTACAGCACGGAAGTGGTGCTGCAGGGTTTCGGTTCGACACTGACGATGCTCGACGGCCGCGGTGAAGGCGGCGGCGCGAGCGGCGGCCGTGGCAGTGGCGCCGGCGGCAACGATTATGGCGACGATTACGGCGCCCCGGCTCCCGCTTCATCGCCGAGCCGCGGCGGTGGCGGCGGCGGCAACTTCTCGCGGGATCTCGACGACGATATCCCGTTCTGA
- a CDS encoding multiple antibiotic resistance (MarC)-related protein (PFAM: multiple antibiotic resistance (MarC)-related protein; Integral membrane protein TerC~KEGG: ret:RHE_CH02109 multiple antibiotic resistance transporter protein): MASADQLINAFTTLLVTIDPPGLAPIFLGLTTGMSRTERKQVALRGSVIAFIILAVFALFGAGVLGVLGISIGAFRIAGGLLLFWIAFEMVFERRQERKEKATEAAITKDHIENIAVFPLALPLIAGPGAISATILLAGTLATSIGKAQLIGVIAANLLLTFVMLLIAERLDRFLGVTGRAILTRLLGVILAALAAQFVVDGAKSAFNLISATPH; encoded by the coding sequence ATGGCAAGCGCCGACCAATTGATCAACGCCTTCACGACGCTGCTCGTCACCATCGATCCACCGGGGCTTGCGCCGATCTTTCTGGGCCTGACGACGGGCATGAGCCGAACCGAGCGCAAGCAGGTGGCGCTGCGCGGCTCGGTCATCGCCTTCATCATCCTTGCCGTCTTCGCGCTTTTCGGCGCGGGCGTGCTCGGGGTGCTCGGGATTTCGATCGGCGCCTTCCGCATCGCCGGCGGGCTGCTGCTGTTCTGGATCGCATTCGAGATGGTGTTCGAGAGGCGGCAGGAGCGCAAGGAGAAGGCGACCGAGGCGGCGATCACCAAGGATCATATCGAGAATATCGCCGTCTTCCCGCTCGCCTTGCCGCTGATCGCCGGCCCGGGCGCGATCTCGGCGACGATCCTGCTTGCCGGCACGCTCGCCACCTCGATCGGGAAAGCGCAGCTGATCGGCGTCATTGCCGCCAATCTGCTCCTGACCTTCGTCATGCTGCTCATCGCCGAAAGGCTGGACCGTTTTCTCGGCGTCACCGGCCGGGCGATCCTGACGCGACTCCTCGGCGTCATCCTCGCCGCGCTTGCCGCACAATTCGTCGTCGACGGGGCAAAGTCGGCGTTCAATCTCATCAGCGCGACGCCGCACTGA